From a region of the Lactuca sativa cultivar Salinas chromosome 4, Lsat_Salinas_v11, whole genome shotgun sequence genome:
- the LOC111908981 gene encoding protein XRI1 — protein sequence MGDLHSIAYFSNQHSHRTPLSWEIYNHQLLNTDISHCMETKDTQPFYDQSLLNSDLSSGYLEDALFEFSSKRRRLMMTPDDHHITSYQNSTPPSYPSYWDFNSTDDFDNFSGLNVSGNNSTSSSQSKTSINSQFLSEKETLSSSDHVTGGIEERKKKTIPRVVYPFALVKPGGFKGDMTLNDINERILMPPTRPVRHPVGDFACRPLVSLDGPGLSGKEVVALTRIQTHGRGTITIIRTKN from the exons ATGGGCGATCTTCACTCAATTGCGTACTTTAGCAACCAACATAGCCATCGCACTCCCCTGAGTTGGGAAATCTACAATCATCAACTTCTCAACACAGACATTTCTCACT GTATGGAGACGAAGGATACTCAACCATTCTACGATCAATCGCTGTTAAATTCCGATCTCTCATCGGGTTACTTAGAGGATGCGTTGTTTGAATTCAGCTCGAAACGACGCCGCTTGATGATGACACCTGATGATCACCATATAACCAGTTACCAGAATTCAACTCCTCCTTCATATCCG AGCTACTGGGATTTCAATTCCACTGATGACTTTGACAATTTTAGTGGGCTTAATG TAAGCGGGAATAACTCAACTTCATCTTCACAAAGCAAGACTTCAATCAACAGCCAGTTTCTCTCtgaaaaggaaaccctaagttcatCAGATCACGTCACTG GTGGAATTGAGGAGCGAAAAAAGAAGACGATACCAAGAGTGGTGTATCCATTTGCACTAGTAAAGCCAGGAGGATTTAAAGGCGATATGACACTGAATGACATTAACGAAAGAATCCTAATGCCACCGACGAGACCAGTTAGACATCCGGTGGGGGATTTTGCTTGTCGGCCGTTGGTTTCATTAGATGGACCTGGACTCTCCGGTAAGGAGGTGGTGGCTCTCACCAGAATTCAGACTCATGGAAGAGGCACAATCACCATTATTAGAACCaaaaattga